In Onychostoma macrolepis isolate SWU-2019 chromosome 06, ASM1243209v1, whole genome shotgun sequence, one DNA window encodes the following:
- the xirp2a gene encoding xin actin-binding repeat-containing protein 2 isoform X3 produces MDSSEPCSLPGGLASVKKQFESQEFSSSSASQSTVTQYHYQEKQQVVSSSEVTVRSSVKESSTSNAQVSLDQNVHQSVASTFGDHYDEKVMVIGGENLPKISTQALKQQHEKSIEESTPPKHIKIDLDYNQFPWAPVNVSSKTTATGSYETMSVTKTMQEASTSSVASSQYEAVEQFSQPVSATQQFQVTSQVPERCPSPKPTDAPTSAKYAVNKEQYSKQRNLYELKRLYKHIHPEVRKNLERDFFTEVTDTEQTYVDSDEEVSRDIQQARYVFENSGSTSPGKCISPEREYLEWDEILKGEVQSMRWMFENKPLDSIKDGTPDEDEGKNIAQQEIIAGKDVKFTTWMFETQPIDALGIEKTDSAEHSGKLDLARGDVQTATWLFETQPLDSLNRIYQEDEQETQVMYTKDIAGGDVKTARYLFETQHLDTLGHTETIDESHFLQLKSELEEVKGEVKKTTKMFETHPMCVIRGDSGEMLEITKVRREETEKGDVRTSRWLFETQPLDLISKDPSKVKLICGVSIEENYQGGVNRGRWLFETRTLDQIKDEEWESTKIQKEEILGADVRRHCMTFETQPMDILKDNTNARPMEPEDILGGDVTSARHLFETVPMENLKELLEVGKLQKVVASEEEKGDVRHQRWLFESKPLEQIREEKKEVTRTINLEELEKGDVTNYKEIFETMDLSKCTDAQKIQVEGVTSGSVKSNKVLFESTPMYAVQDSSGHYHEVKTVRREEVVKGDVRSCKWMFETRPIDQFDESITKFQIIKGISKEEIQSGDVKTAKWLFETQPLDGIKYFNLEEEDNRKNESIEIQRGDVKTCRWLFETQPMDVLYEKVETKTEDTTDVQKGDVKTCTWLFETQTLDSIKDESETILKTCTVKQDDVKGKDVRLVRFLFETENLENITDNEDHSGFKRITEIDIHSGDVSRMKYIFENQSSDIMTSTSEETMQKLKCRQAEDIQKGNVVNCTWMFENQPIDSIRANSEELKESRTVTDIQGGNVDKGRFIFETYSLDKIQEEASDTEISKLQSIIHKEIEKGDVKNYTMMFETQPLYAIRDKEGHYHEVTTVTKEEILRGDVVGARWLFETKPLDSIRETDEVYVIKAVTEEDIQKGDVSTARWRFETQPLDEIAEDMKVAVKTVADIQGGDVKTNKQRFEMDDLSKKYVKTVSVSEIQRGNVRSSTWMFETRTIDKIRGEGSEYDEMEKVTHEEVVKGDVKQSVWLFEKEPLDRIKEVDETDTVISREEIPKADVKTTTWLFETTPLTEFNESSVERKEIVGKSIKATLEELYTQKMVESQGILIEADEIGDVRMAKYKLLSQDTPEIQREEVIHGDLNNIMMNLLNRCETTERAITIDKEERGNINSTVQQLFNQNKSDNVEKEQIIRGDIQEAINNLLKQEGSSKRGILIQEDEKGDVKMTIYSLLNKESESILEKEDIVSGNIRGTLHRLLGSADAKDPSSKITVEEAERGNVSFYSTCIESGALDYLRQLQMGTDEIVEEKVKEKIIGGDVEQTKQILRKSQQTIGRTVAEDDIVPGDVINTVQVFMMEPVVSQHNMQKVEIVKGDLRAALDSLTQVVNQSVVVEKEEIVKGDICTTLRSLEEAQNQLKEIEKPEIVPGDIRGALESLEKSSSAKTEVIIEDVVPGDIIGTLKSLEEAKQAVKEVEKEEIVKGDIQTALLSLQEASTEKRVFQHQVSEQGDVKGTIHLLLEPTSSPHMQRRPSTEGDIKSSIKSLYEQEQVQIEKEEVIKGDVQGTIKSLMKKKEQSGHKSKMNTHKKAKVPIKNPVPPQQAARECPTGPKTEEKPTNPPPVRNMQQSSTQRTSEIKSSENQTTSEDYRSTTKQMTTAVHAQESSQSSQKANVKEQHIKQKQNTPSPVIIKKKHFGGKMSEKKSEIAAVSSAMSTSMEASQTNISMKQTEETKTVTKVQTTVTTEQTTVNQKQNIKNLKSEKNVKSLNRNLSPKGMIKKVKPQPEIHFPPPPISPPPPSESELSLPPPPSPVAESDVQPALLPRPSLVMRQDSDLPPPPPPPPVMESDTEFFPPPPPPQDLLPPPPSQQELSSVAQPEKPKGRTLFKVPKPEPPKQPQPKTFKWQKKQPAPTPPPPPPPPPSVAEQSETVVSNITTVTETTENITKQKELVKTIEPPAPHIPKVSSAMPVLQPAAEEPPRTKKVFAPVKLPPPPDPSAQKTRPASKFKTPLMLAEEKYRKQREEAEKDKGETTPTSPPPTKPFNVSEMKAEAESSTQKAEQPQMTLRTQQETPKEPEAKQKPTMLPKETAEKLAPPKSPQTPPKQKPPANFQISKPSFPKVGKKTTTESSSTVLDKKQASTTAALEIKSHPAPAVHALSVAEQVECTKADSVKQESIQATKNIQSQITASAQAEEIKSIETCVAQEVKKVPSQTTKIPKVTPSFKVKTFKVPKVEKPEKQEDRKDTVQTISTEQTVTETGKNEVSQVSMSQEGLQKSTSAEVKIEKKEEMRQTKQDTKMEVQLKKQRKTSVKQPPPVAPRPSVEIHQIQPAISTEVHQGQGQTSVIQSHQAVREEHVQIHEERTVTQTTVQQQSTQQKSKFQIKKQVKPPLRPSSREEVIKQSMQKEEQNKTEITKTAESEMSASMTSESSYAQKCEEILKLLCYIKEFEGAPAKLNPKSLQTMLSIIPDWLVASEEKADLIRTQYNKQKMREVIIYVQNLALAKLHFLEGNLSVSEMAKNESSQEKKIVGGATQKISKITIGSAKIETQKKVVEEKKTESQIESKISELKMPPELRMRTPSPTFICIESAKRTDSPLQVTPSPPLSYRSGTTPTPPPRWSETPTRLNQHTPSPTMSRSEKLAKLRDTTAKLSQGMTPPPMPLPEYVIKAQTDLEGSRSSSCSEITFETHMMESSLTDVIDIHGDSMMTVKDKREFFEEAQKAEVCRAYVRKDPIDIPERLGPDTEDNEPEIPKSIDAHEKILEDLPKVDLSRLVNKFESPQPKVYVRKEPIVITERLGSDTEDVESEKKSSLVEDIPSFDIKALKNVFEMGEQAHQHLREERKNLEKQEEAPEGFCKTKSVTEHFSTVDEFGNTVTGSKMETTSHSQSVTTRGDPPTYADVVRGNVPVLDVPPEASAEELLKNFQQTWAESENVFKNLGFTVSEQHRSQTVSHQHQTVATENTGARVRTVSGMSEEGVSHGVSHSRQAKLP; encoded by the exons ATGGACAGCTCTGAGCCGTGCTCTCTGCCAGGCGGACTGGCCAGCGTCAAGAAACAGTTTGAAAGCCAAGAGTTCAGTTCCTCTTCTGCATCCCAAAGCACTGTTACACAATACCACTACCAAGAGAAACAG CAGGTGGTGAGCTCATCAGAGGTGACGGTACGAAGCAGTGTTAAAGAAAGCAGCACCTCAAATGCTCAG GTTTCCCTGGACCAGAATGTTCATCAGAGTGTGGCTTCAACTTTTGGGGATCATTATGATGAGAAAG TGATGGTAATTGGAGGAGAGAATTTGCCAAAAATTTCTACTCAAGCCCTGAAACAGCAGCATGAAAAAAGTATTGAGGAGTCCACTCCACCCAAACATATCAAG ATTGATCTTGATTACAACCAGTTTCCTTGGGCCCCAGTTAATGTTTCTTCAAAGACTACTGCCACAGGTAGCTATGAGACCATGTCTGTCACTAAAACAATGCAAGAGGCCTCTACCTCCTCTGTGGCGTCCTCACAATATGAGGCTGTGGAGCAGTTTTCACAACCAGTATCTGCCACACAACAGTTTCAAGTGACTTCCCAAGTCCCAGAACGTTGTCCTTCCCCTAAGCCAACAGATGCACCTACTTCAGCCAAATATGCTGTCAATAAAGAGCAGTACTCTAAGCAGAGGAACCTCTATGAACTTAAGCGCCTCTACAAGCACATTCACCCAGAAGTGCGTAAAAACCTGGAGCGTGACTTCTTCACTGAAGTGACAGACACAGAGCAAACCTATGTGGACAGTGATGAGGAGGTGAGCAGAGACATTCAACAAGCACGCTATGTTTTTGAAAACAGCGGAAGTACCAGTCCTGGCAAGTGCATAAGTCCAGAGAGAGAGTATTTGGAGTGGGATGAGATCCTGAAAGGTGAGGTGCAGTCAATGCGCTGGATGTTTGAGAACAAGCCCCTAGATTCCATTAAAGATGGCACAccagatgaagatgagggaAAGAACATAGCCCAACAAGAAATCATCGCTGGAAAAGATGTGAAGTTTACTACATGGATGTTTGAAACACAGCCCATCGATGCTCTAGGTATAGAAAAAACAGATTCAGCAGAGCACAGTGGAAAACTAGATCTAGCAAGGGGAGATGTTCAGACTGCAACATGGCTGTTTGAGACACAACCACTGGACTCACTCAACAGAATTTACCAAGAGGATGAGCAAGAGACACAAGTGATGTATACTAAAGACATTGCAGGGGGTGATGTGAAAACTGCTAGGTACTTGTTTGAAACACAGCACCTGGACACACTTGGACACACTGAGACTATTGATGAAAGTCACTTCCTGCAACTGAAATCAGAGCTTGAAGAAGTCAAGGGTGAAGTAAAGAAAACAACCAAGATGTTTGAGACACATCCCATGTGTGTCATCCGTGGTGACTCGGGTGAGATGCTGGAGATTACCAAGGTGCGACGTGAAGAAACCGAGAAAGGTGATGTCAGGACATCACGCTGGCTCTTTGAAACTCAGCCTCTGGATCTGATCAGCAAAGATCCGAGCAAAGTCAAATTAATCTGTGGGGTCTCCATAGAGGAAAATTATCAGGGTGGGGTAAACAGGGGAAGATGGCTGTTTGAGACACGGACACTGGATCAAATCAAAGATGAAGAATGGGAAAGCACAAAGATTCAGAAGGAGGAGATCTTAGGAGCAGATGTTAGGAGACACTGCATGACCTTTGAAACACAGCCGATGGATATACTTAAAGATAATACCAATGCAAGACCAATGGAGCCAGAAGACATTTTAGGTGGTGATGTTACTTCTGCTAGGCATTTGTTTGAAACAGTGCCAATGGAGAATCTTAAAGAGTTACTAGAAGTTGGCAAGCTACAAAAGGTGGTAGCTTCAGAAGAAGAGAAAGGCGATGTGAGACACCAGAGGTGGTTGTTTGAAAGCAAACCTCTTGAGCAGATCAGAGAGGAGAAGAAAGAGGTCACACGGACCATTAATCTAGAGGAGCTTGAAAAGGGTGATGTCACGAATTACAAGGAAATATTTGAGACCATGGACCTGAGCAAATGTACAGATGCACAAAAAATACAAGTGGAGGGTGTCACCAGCGGCTCAGTGAAATCAAATAAAGTATTATTTGAGTCAACACCAATGTATGCTGTACAGGACAGCTCAGGACACTACCATGAAGTTAAAACTGTGCGCAGAGAGGAAGTTGTAAAAGGAGATGTGAGAAGCTGCAAGTGGATGTTTGAAACTCGTCCCATTGATCAGTTTGATGAGAGCATCACTAAGTTCCAGATAATCAAAGGAATATCTAAAGAAGAAATCCAATCAGGTGATGTCAAAACTGCCAAATGGCTTTTCGAAACCCAGCCACTTGACGGCATTAAGTATTTCAACTTAGAGGAAGAGGACAACAGGAAAAATGAGAGCATTGAGATCCAAAGAGGTGATGTTAAAACATGCAGATGGTTGTTCGAAACCCAACCAATGGATGTCTTGTATGAGAAAGTAGAGACAAAGACTGAGGACACCACAGATGTCCAGAAAGGAGATGTTAAAACCTGTACATGGCTTTTTGAGACTCAGACTCTTGACAGCATCAAGGATGAGTCTGAGACAATCCTGAAAACTTGCACAGTAAAGCAAGATGATGTAAAAGGTAAGGATGTACGTCTAGTGCGTTTCCTATTTGAGACTGAAAACCTAGAAAACATCACTGACAACGAGGATCATAGTGGCTTTAAGCGAATCACTGAGATTGACATTCACTCTGGAGATGTCTCACGAATGAAATACATCTTTGAGAATCAGTCATCTGATATCATGACTTCTACATCTGAGGAGACCATGCAGAAACTCAAATGCCGTCAAGCAGAGGACATTCAGAAAGGAAATGTGGTGAACTGTACCTGGATGTTTGAAAACCAACCAATTGATTCCATCAGGGCAAATTCTGAAGAACTCAAGGAGTCACGCACAGTAACAGATATTCAGGGAGGTAATGTTGATAAAGGTCGCTTCATTTTTGAGACATACTCATTGGACAAGATTCAGGAGGAGGCATCTGATACTGAGATCAGCAAACTCCAAAGCATCATACACAAGGAGATAGAGAAAGGGGATGTAAAAAACTACACCATGATGTTTGAGACTCAACCACTGTATGCTATCAGGGACAAAGAAGGACACTATCATGAGGTTACTACAGTCACAAAAGAAGAGATTCTGCGAGGAGATGTGGTTGGGGCAAGATGGTTATTTGAGACAAAGCCCCTAGACTCAATTAGAGAAACAGATGAGGTTTATGTCATCAAAGCAGTTACTGAAGAAGACATCCAAAAGGGAGATGTCAGCACAGCCAGGTGGAGGTTTGAAACTCAGCCTCTAGATGAAATTGCAGAGGATATGAAAGTTGCTGTTAAAACAGTAGCAGACATCCAAGGGGGGGatgtgaaaacaaacaaacagcgtTTTGAAATGGATGACCTTTCAAAGAAATATGTGAAAACTGTTAGTGTCAGTGAGATTCAGAGAGGTAATGTGAGAAGCTCCACATGGATGTTTGAAACACGTACTATCGACAAGATCCGGGGTGAAGGTTCGGAGTATGACGAGATGGAGAAGGTGACACATGAAGAAGTGGTAAAAGGTGATGTTAAGCAGTCTGTGTGGCTCTTTGAAAAGGAACCACTTGATCGCATCAAGGAAGTTGATGAAACAGACACTGTCATTTCTCGTGAAGAAATCCCAAAAGCTGAtgtgaaaacaacaacatggtTGTTTGAAACCACCCCCCTTACCGAGTTCAATGAGAGCAGTGTGGAGAGAAAAGAGATTGTTGGTAAGAGCATCAAGGCAACCCTAGAAGAGTTGTATACTCAGAAAATGGTTGAATCACAAGGTATTCTAATTGAGGCAGATGAGATTGGAGACGTCAGAATGGCTAAATACAAACTTCTAAGCCAGGACACTCCAGAGATCCAGAGAGAAGAGGTAATACATGGAGACCTGAACAATATTATGATGAACCTGCTCAACAGATGTGAGACAACAGAGAGGGCAATCACCATAGACAAGGAGGAAAGAGGAAATATCAATTCAACTGTCCAACAGCTCTTTAATCAGAATAAGAGTGATAATGTTGAGAAAGAGCAAATTATCAGAGGAGATATCCAAGAGGCAATTAATAACTTGCTCAAGCAAGAAGGATCTTCCAAACGTGGCATTCTGATTCAAGAAGATGAGAAAGGAGATGTGAAGATGACCATATACTCACTCCTCAATAAAGAAAGTGAGAGCATTCTTGAGAAAGAGGATATAGTTAGTGGAAATATTCGTGGAACATTGCATAGGCTGCTGGGCAGTGCTGATGCAAAGGACCCGTCCTCTAAGATAACTGTGGAAGAAGCAGAGAGAGGAAATGTCAGTTTTTATTCTACGTGTATTGAGTCTGGAGCACTGGACTACCTTAGGCAACTTCAGATGGGGACTGATGAAATTGTTGAGGAAAAAGTTAAAGAAAAGATTATTGGAGGTGATGTAGagcaaacaaaacagattttaagaaAGAGCCAGCAAACAATAGGACGAACTGTTGCTGAAGATGATATTGTACCTGGTGATGTAATTAACACAGTACAGGTGTTTATGATGGAACCTGTAGTATCCCAGCATAACATGCAGAAAGTTGAGATAGTAAAGGGAGACTTGAGAGCAGCTCTTGATTCCCTCACACAAGTTGTAAACCAAAGTGTTGTAGTAGAAAAAGAAGAGATTGTCAAAGGAGATATCTGCACAACACTTAGGTCTCTTGAGGAGGCTCAAAACCAACTAAAAGAAATAGAAAAGCCTGAGATTGTCCCTGGTGACATCAGGGGTGCATTAGAATCTCTTGAAAAATCATCATCTGCAAAGACTGAGGTAATTATTGAAGATGTGGTCCCAGGCGATATTATTGGTACCTTGAAATCCCTGGAGGAGGCAAAGCAGGCGGTGAAAGAGGTTGAGAAGGAGGAGATTGTTAAAGGTGACATTCAGACTGCCCTCCTTAGTCTTCAAGAGGCTTCAACTGAAAAGAGGGTGTTCCAGCACCAAGTAAGTGAACAGGGTGATGTGAAAGGTACAATTCATCTCTTACTGGAGCCAACCTCATCCCCACATATGCAGAGGAGGCCAAGCACAGAGGGTGACATAAAATCTTCCATCAAATCACTTTATGAGCAGGAGCAAGTGCAAATTGAGAAAGAAGAGGTGATTAAGGGAGATGTCCAGGGCACCATTAAATCCCTGATGAAGAAGAAAGAGCAATCAGGCCACAAATCAAAAATGAATACTCACAAGAAAGCTAAAGTTCCCATTAAGAATCCAGTTCCCCCTCAACAAGCAGCCCGTGAATGCCCCACTGGACCTAAAACTGAGGAAAAGCCAACAAATCCACCTCCAGTGAGAAACATGCAGCAGAGCAGCACACAAAGGACATCTGAGATCAAATCTTCAGAAAATCAAACGACTTCTGAGGATTATCGTTCTACTACTAAACAGATGACAACAGCTGTTCATGCACAAGAGTCCTCTCAGAGCTCTCAAAAGGCAAACGTCAAGGAGCAACatatcaaacaaaaacagaacactCCTAGTCCAGTGATAATAAAGAAGAAGCATTTTGGAGGTAAGATGAGTGAGAAGAAATCTGAAATTGCAGCTGTGTCTTCAGCAATGAGTACATCAATGGAGGCATCACAAACTAATATTAGCATGAAGCAAACCGAGGAGACAAAGACAGTCACAAAGGTTCAGACAACTGTGACAACAGAACAAACCACTGTAAACCAGAAGCAGAACATCAAGAatttaaaatcagaaaaaaatgttaagAGCCTGAACCGCAATCTCAGTCCCAAAGGAATGATAAAAAAAGTGAAACCACAGCCAGAAATTCACTTTCCACCACCTCCGATTTCTCCTCCACCTCCCTCTGAATCAGAGCTCTCTTTGCCTCCTCCTCCCTCACCAGTGGCAGAAAGTGATGTCCAGCCAGCCCTCTTACCACGTCCTTCTCTAGTCATGAGACAGGACAGTGACcttccccctccaccacctccaccCCCTGTAATGGAGTCAGACACCGAATTCTTTCCACCACCTCCTCCACCCCAAGACCTCCTCCCTCCTCCTCCATCTCAGCAGGAACTCAGTTCTGTTGCCCAACCTGAAAAGCCAAAAGGCCGAACTTTATTCAAGGTGCCAAAACCTGAGCCTCCCAAGCAACCACAGcccaaaacatttaaatggcaGAAAAAACAACCTGCACCAACTCCAccacctccacctccacctcctccATCAGTGGCAGAGCAGAGTGAAACAGTTGTATCAAACATAACCACAGTTACCGAAACAACAGAGAACATCACTAAGCAAAAGGAATTGGTTAAAACAATTGAACCTCCGGCTCCACATATTCCTAAAGTTTCATCAGCAATGCCAGTGCTACAACCAGCAGCTGAGGAACCACCACGCACTAAAAAGGTATTTGCACCAGTAAAACTCCCACCTCCCCCCGACCCTTCTGCTCAAAAAACAAGACCTGCAAGTAAATTCAAAACACCACTCATGCTTGCAGAGGAAAAATATCGCAAACAAAGAGAGGAGGCTGAAAAGGACAAGGGAGAAACTACTCCCACCTCACCCCCACCTACTAAACCATTTAATGTCAGCGAAATGAAGGCTGAAGCAGAGTCAAGCACACAGAAAGCTGAACAGCCTCAAATGACTCTTCGGACACAGCAAGAAACACCTAAAGAACCAGAGGCTAAACAGAAGCCAACCATGCTTCCCAAAGAAACAGCAGAAAAACTTGCCCCTCCAAAAAGTCCACAGACTCCACCAAAGCAAAAGCCACCTGCAAATTTTCAGATAAGCAAACCTTCATTTCCAAAAGTTGGTAAGAAAACAACCACAGAATCCTCTAGCACTGTATTAGATAAAAAGCAGGCATCTACCACTGCTGCCTTAGAAATTAAAAGCCATCCAGCCCCTGCAGTTCATGCACTCTCTGTTGCGGAACAAGTTGAGTGTACAAAAGCTGACTCTGTAAAACAAGAGAGCATCCAGGCCACAAAAAACATTCAAAGTCAGATCACTGCTTCTGCTCAAGCAGAAGAGATCAAGAGCATAGAGACTTGTGTGGCGCAAGAAGTCAAGAAGGTTCCTTCTCAGACCACAAAGATCCCAAAAGTGACCCCTAGCTTTAAGGTGAAAACATTTAAGGTGCCTAAGGTAGAGAAGCCAGAGAAACAAGAAGACAGAAAGGACACAGTTCAAACAATCAGCACAGAGCAAACAGTCACAGAAACAGGAAAAAATGAAGTCTCTCAAGTGTCCATGAGTCAGGAGGGCCTCCAAAAATCCACCAGTGCTGAAGTGAAAATTGAGAAAAAGGAGGAAATGAGACAAACCAAGCAAGACACCAAAATGGAGGTCCAGTTGAAGAAGCAAAGAAAAACATCAGTTAAGCAGCCACCACCTGTGGCACCAAGACCATCAGTTGAGATACATCAAATACAACCAGCAATATCAACAGAGGTACATCAAGGACAAGGGCAGACATCTGTCATTCAGTCACATCAAGCAGTGAGAGAGGAACACGTTCAGATTCACGAGGAGAGGACGGTCACTCAGACCACAGTTCAACAACAGAGCACTCAACAGAAAAGTAAATTCCAGATCAAGAAGCAGGTAAAGCCTCCACTGCGACCTTCAAGCAGAGAGGAGGTCATAAAACAGTCAATGCAGAAAGaggagcaaaacaaaacagagattacaaaaacagcagaatCGGAAATGAGTGCATCAATGACATCCGAAAGTTCTTATGCACAAAAATGTGAAGAAATTCTGAAATTGTTGTGCTATATCAAAGAGTTTGAAGGAGCTCCTGCAAAACTGAACCCAAAGTCATTACAGACAATGCTGAGTATCATTCCTGATTGGCTAGTTGCTTCTGAAGAGAAGGCTGATTTAATCCGTACTCAGTACAACAAGCAAAAAATGAGAGAGGTCATAATCTATGTGCAGAACCTTGCCCTGGCTAAACTACATTTTTTAGAGGGAAATTTGTCCGTTTCAGAGATGGCCAAAAATGAGTCATCACAGGAAAAGAAAATAGTCGGTGGAGCCACACAGAAAATATCTAAGATTACTATTGGTTCAGCAAAAATAGAGACTCAGAAGAAAGTAGTGGAGGAGAAGAAGACAGAGAGCCAGATTGAATCAAAGATATCAGAGCTCAAAATGCCACCTGAGCTAAGAATGCGGACACCGTCACCTACGTTCATCTGTATTGAGTCCGCCAAGAGGACAGACTCTCCCTTGCAAGTGACTCCATCACCCCCTCTCTCTTACAGGTCGGGCACCACACCAACACCTCCACCTCGCTGGTCTGAAACACCAACACGTCTGAACCAACACACACCATCCCCTACAATGAGTCGCTCTGAGAAGCTAGCTAAACTAAGAGATACCACAGCCAAACTCTCGCAAGGCATGACTCCACCACCCATGCCTTTGCCAGAGTACGTAATAAAGGCCCAAACAGATTTGGAAGGGTCTCGCTCATCCAGCTGTTCAGAGATTACCTTTGAGACTCACATGATGGAATCATCCTTGACAGATGTCATAGATATCCATGGAGACTCCATGATGACTGTAAAAGACAAGCGTGAGTTCTTTGAAGAGGCTCAGAAAGCAGAGGTCTGTCGTGCATATGTACGCAAAGACCCTATTGACATCCCAGAGCGTCTTGGACCAGATACAGAAGATAATGAGCCAGAGATCCCAAAATCCATCGACGCCCATGAGAAAATATTAGAGGACTTGCCCAAGGTTGACCTGTCCAGGCTTGTTAACAAATTCGAGTCTCCCCAGCCTAAAGTTTATGTGCGGAAGGAGCCCATTGTGATTACTGAGAGACTTGGAAGTGACACAGAAGATGTTGAATCTGAGAAGAAGTCATCTTTGGTGGAGGACATACCAAGCTTTGATATTAAAGCCCTCAAGAATGTCTTTGAAATGGGTGAGCAAGCCCACCAGCACCTAAGGGAAGAGAGAAAGAATCTTGAGAAACAAGAGGAAGCACCTGAAGGATTCTGTAAAACTAAATCTGTAACTGAGCACTTCTCCACTGTAGATGAGTTTGGAAACACTGTAACAGGCTCAAAGATGGAAACAACCTCCCACTCTCAGAGTGTGACAACCCGTGGTGATCCACCGACTTACGCAGATGTAGTAAGAGGAAATGTTCCTGTCCTGGATGTTCCACCAGAGGCCTCTGCAGAAGAGTTACTAAAGAACTTCCAGCAGACTTGGGCAGAGAGTGAAAATGTCTTCAAAAACCTGGGCTTCACTGTGTCTGAGCAGCACAGATCTCAGACTGTTTCACACCAGCACCAGACTGTGGCCACCG AAAATACGGGTGCCAGAGTCCGAACTGTGTCGGGTATGTCGGAAGAGGGTGTATCCCATGGAGTCTCTCATAGCAGACAAGCAAAACTTCCATAA